In Zonotrichia albicollis isolate bZonAlb1 chromosome 3, bZonAlb1.hap1, whole genome shotgun sequence, a single window of DNA contains:
- the AKAP12 gene encoding A-kinase anchor protein 12 isoform X1: protein MEQEAGGRGDQGRRSLRRAGLLHSRLCRRRRPPPAPARGSVRPRGSAMGAGSSAEPAAPQDGAGAAAEPPSTPPEPLPAEDAAEPQPPAEPAKALNASLPVPDVGEDSLKDDASPQEPLQLGAVTASKESGGQQSEVASPLQEPPGEQTESAGANVGQTEHSSVTVKEDTETMETNPSDSGATDGVDAEKEDAHSIKQLPALEDVAEDQVAEPQSYDLGFKKVFKFVGFRFTVKKEKTGKSEPVQLLTVKKEAKVPEGADDEKEVALEEAAVPEDVLSAEDNTKDTVKNEKTEEESPKIPEATETCSQTVALATETASPLRKLFTQGWTGFRKKKSFRKPKEDEQQSPVKEEEIEKEETTLTTEISEREEKPESEKQDEERNVTAVTVEAHEKEQTEGEMKESEEALSATGVEGSEKKEVVKHDEEGKKEDPAAVKESAEEKKDDQEGKLVEVPENLGKEEEKTEEGGKEGEVTEKPLETKSVVPLVTDSVNGKLTTSSEGLPVGEKLESMEKCERDDRTKIASEETGETGSVAMEISSDQLRKSEGKEGSENALLGKETLDEKTEEAELKMSPIAEDVAQGEALDRTTEKKESKEHETKSTLLSSTSEQSVDTEDNQQSVKPTDEGLQGKPDTDTTDTVKLDETTMEVTSEEAAGKRPAEGITNEAELLSSQEKTKLQGSPLKKLFTGTGLKKLSGKKQKGKREESKLGEQGEPIQQLSDSPDSPEEQKGESCASSPEEMNEIPSLEKSADGMQVTESEDATITDVERKREIVTPWASFKKMVTPKKRARRPSESDKEEEIDKTKNVAVSATENLADENQGEIQENGIDQKPEKITEEPKRKVDTSVSWETFICVGSSKKRARKSSSSDEESQKVEESGQSKETATDAVLTSSQESDQGQGNSSPEQAGSPSESEGISTWESFKRLVTPRRRSKTRMEERSEDSVVEHSTSDGEPGKDESWVPFRKLMPGRRKKKSDGKPEPAHLKQAREDMAETAEEDSDVPAVVPLSEYEAAEQEKMEAQRAKDAEATREQTSEEERAEKTGQGSEGLIHAVAVEEERAVSSIEERSPSWISAALTECIEQVREEEEKETQKTAEPGVTVEDAVVAAETVPETRKDVSDDTTASELELTSEAVTALETAEASCAEETMEVSLAEETTEMVSAVSQLLETPDTTEEATPVQEVEATEQNLKELDKQTQKVLHEVAERVKSDVTQPVSERAMTETIITTVQGPESEVKGAAKDGNVVGQETDLLEQSLEKEHKEDGSQPQQSAVSIQGQNGVEENVLPEGSEKSEIRSVMEESTDGCQGYVEDHKEVNEVQMTTEETLSHDKEFHSIKAITPKEELLANQEPSEQEKLPITELTPDETRDECAPEGKPAVQDKTEDGTSSLGLTAEKLEGEGRTLTVGSECTEAVVTVKTEKQDGIPDSEEQVCTNGVPSRTPARREEDDAVHNGVKSTEVTVPEVLLQSMGKASALPSKTVGSEAAADAEQSVSNGCDRDIAAKDSVPVTEPQCRDKTAESPSKSDEVEGAVLTSETRLEGTSIVAEAPVQIKADGASNLSSACPEIVENGSAVITDKSPKKCETPSSLAGEETVGKGQELVETLNCQGFQKEDKKNEQLLDGAKEVFEYGKQEAVRHDECPTAIQQEEGSGLAFPQAEGLGALKTPVALAAAAGGEHVVAETATHTDVTAKTVHLATTPEQMASEEVPVSNTDCSGCGTAELAGVEASKPGVTCASMNGVSEEQEWPQSTGQAEHNGIPSSHSLSPSHPEFQKHVIQSVIIESQSTKIVLNAIQSAVDKLAETEESAALESEESIKSVGKSPSDIIVPELLGSTQIDQQLPVKEEEIQSKEQDLKQTGIVKTATLTESAEIHATVEKKDMPLISEMLKDGQSQNSLTVMTSPEEISRGSVRLQKSTLEQSTSDDSTKDTLDMHTPKLREKEVGYFMEISDQHTGQQTCRESEEQLYHPPVEDGKTQMWEDDGCQEGTSCDRQSQNSVALTP, encoded by the exons TTGGACAAACAGAACATTCCAGTGTAACTGTGAAGGAAGACACTGAAACTATGGAGACAAATCCATCTGACTCAGGCGCCACAGACGGTGTAGATGCTGAGAAGGAGGATGCTCATTCAATTAAGCAGTTGCCAGCTTTGGAAGACGTTGCAGAAGACCAGGTGGCAGAGCCACAGTCTTATGATCTGGGTTTTAAAAAGGTTTTTAAATTTGTTGGGTTCAGGTTCACAGTGAAGAAGGAAAAGACGGGAAAATCAGAACCGGTTCAGCTGCTTACTGTGAAAAAGGAAGCAAAGGTCCCTGAAGGAGCTGATGATGAAAAAGAAGTTGCCTTAGAAGAAGCAGCAGTGCCTGAGGATGTACTCTCTGCAGAAGACAATACCAAAGATACAGTGAAAAACgaaaaaacagaagaagaaTCTCCTAAAATACCAGAAGCAACTGAGACTTGTTCTCAGACAGTTGCCTTAGCCACTGAAACTGCATCACCATTAAGAAAACTTTTTACTCAAGGATGGACTGgatttagaaaaaagaaaagttttagGAAGCCTAAAGAAGATGAACAACAGTCTCCTGTTAAAGAAGAGGAGATAGAAAAAGAGGAGACAACATTAACAACTGAAATCAGTGAAAGGGAGGAGAAACCTGAGTCTGAGAAGCAAGATGAAGAGAGAAATGTGACAGCAGTAACTGTTGAAGCGCATGAAAAGGAGCAAACTGAAGGTGAAATGAAGGAGTCAGAAGAGGCTCTGTCAGCCACAGGAGTAGAAGGAAGTGAAAAGAAAGAGGTAGTCAAGCATgatgaggagggaaaaaaagaggaccCAGCAGCTGTAAAAGAAagtgcagaggaaaaaaaagatgatCAAGAAGGGAAACTGGTGGAAGTCCCAGAAAATCTTggtaaagaggaagaaaaaactgAAGAAGGAGGGAAAGAAGGTGAGGTGACAGAGAAACCACTAGAAACAAAGTCAGTGGTACCTCTTGTCACTGACAGTGTGAATGGAAAATTGACAACATCCTCAGAAGGCCTACCTGTGGGAGAAAAACTGGAGTCAATGGAAAAGTGTGAAAGAGATGACAGAACCAAAATAGCCTCTGAAGAGACAGGTGAAACAGGATCTGTGGCAATGGAAATTTCTAGTGATCAGCTTagaaaatctgaaggaaaagaaggaagtgAAAATGCTCTACTTGGGAAAGAGACATTAGATGAAAAAACAGAGGAAGCAGAATTAAAAATGTCACCCATAGCAGAAGATGTTGCACAGGGAGAAGCTCTGGATAGAAccacagagaagaaagaaagcaaagaacaTGAAACAAAGTCAACTCTACTCTCTTCTACTTCTGAACAATCTGTCGACACAGAGGATAATCAACAGTCAGTCAAACCCACTGATGAAGGACTGCAGGGAAAACCTGACACAGATACAACTGATACTGTCAAACTAGATGAAACAACCATGGAAGTAACTTCTGAAGAGGCAGCTGGAAAGAGGCCTGCAGAAGGTATCACAAATGAAGCAGAACTCCTGTCTTCTCAAGAAAAGACTAAATTACAAGGTAGCCCTTTAAAGAAACTCTTTACAGGTACTGGATTGAAAAAACTGTCTGGAAagaagcagaaagggaaaagagaagaatCTAAGTTAGGGGAACAGGGTGAACCAATTCAGCAGTTATCAGATTCCCCAGATAGCCCAGAGGAACAAAAGGGGGAGAGTTGTGCTTCTTCTCCTGAGGAGATGAATGAAATTCCCTCTTTGGAAAAATCTGCAGATGGAATGCAGGTCACTGAAAGTGAAGATGCCACAATTACAGATGTGGAGCGAAAAAGAGAAATTGTTACACCTTGGGCATCATTTAAAAAGATGGTGACTCCCAAGAAACGTGCCAGAAGGCCCTCTGAAAGtgataaagaagaagaaattgaTAAGACAAAGAACGTTGCAGTATCTGCAACTGAAAATCTTGCTGATGAAAATCAGGGGGAAATACAAGAAAATGGGATTGACCAGAAACCAGAGAAAATTACAGAAGAGCCCAAAAGAAAAGTTGATACCTCTGTCTCCTGGGAAACTTTTATATGTGTAGGTTCTTCAAAGAAAAGAGCCAGGAAGTCATCATCATCTGATGAAGAAAGCCAAAAAGTAGAAGAGTCTGGACAGAGCAAAGAAACAGCAACAGATGCAGTTCTTACTAGCTCTCAGGAGAGTGACCAAGGACAAGGGAATTCTTCCCCAGAACAGGCTGGAAGTCCATCTGAAAGTGAAGGTATTTCAACATGGGAATCATTTAAAAGGTTAGTTACTCCAAGAAGGAGATCCAAAACCAGAATGGAAGAGAGAAGTGAAGACTCTGTTGTGGAGCATTCAACGTCGGATGGTGAGCCTGGAAAAGATGAATCATGGGTTCCATTTAGAAAACTGATGCCTGGGCGCAGGAAGAAAAAGTCAGATGGAAAGCCAGAACCAGCTCATCTTAAACAAGCGAGAGAAGACATGGCAGAAACAGCTGAGGAAGATTCTGATGTTCCAGCTGTTGTTCCTTTATCTGAATATGAAGCAGCAGAACAGGAGAAAATGGAAGCTCAACGAGCGAAAGATGCTGAAGCGACAAGAGAGCAGACGTCAGAGGAAGAGAGAGCAGAAAAGACGGGGCAAGGATCTGAAGGGCTGATACATGCAGTAGCTGTGGAAGAAGAAAGGGCAGTGAGCAGCATTGAGGAAAGGTCACCATCATGGATATCTGCTGCTCTGACAGAGTGCATTGAGCAAGtgagagaagaggaagagaaagaaactcAGAAAACAGCTGAACCAGGTGTAACTGTGGAGGATGCAGTGGTAGCTGCTGAGACAGTGCCAGAGACTAGAAAGGATGTAAGTGATGACACCACAGCAAGTGAGCTGGAGCTAACCTCTGAAGCTGTGACTGCTCTGGAGACAGCAGAAGCTTCCTGTGCTGAAGAAACCATGGAAGTGTCCCTTGCTGAGGAGACAACTGAGATGGTTTCTGCTGTTTCACAGTTGTTAGAAACCCCAGATACTACAGAGGAAGCTACACCAGTTCAAGAAGTAGAGGCCACCGAACAAAATTTGAAAGAATTGGACAAACAGACACAAAAAGTTCTTCATGAAGTTGCTGAAAGAGTAAAATCGGATGTAACACAGCCTGTTAGTGAAAGAGCTATGACAGAAACTATAATTACAACAGTACAGGGACCTGAGTCAGAAGTGAAAGGTGCTGCTAAAGATGGGAATGTTGTCGGCCAGGAAACCGATCTGCTGGAACAGTCCTTGGAAAAAGAACACAAAGAGGAtggctcccagccccagcaaagTGCAGTGAGCATTCAGGGCCAAAATGGAGTTGAAGAGAATGTATTACCTGAAGGTTCAGAGAAAAGTGAAATACGTTCTGTGATGGAAGAAAGCACAGATGGATGTCAAGGATATGTAGAAGACCATAAAGAAGTAAATGAAGTGCAGATGACAACAGAGGAAACTTTATCACATGACAAAGAGTTTCACAGCATCAAAGCCATCACTCCCAAGGAAGAGCTGCTTGCAAACCAGGAGCCTTCAGAGCAAGAGAAACTGCCCATTACAGAGTTGACACCAGATGAGACAAGAGATGAATGTGCTCCAGAAGGAAAGCCTGCA GTTCAGGACAAGACAGAGGATGGAACCTCATCCTTGGGGCTTACAGCTGAAAAGCTTGAAGGAGAGGGCAGAACACTCACTGTGGGATCAGAGTGCACAGAAGCAGTTGTCACTGTTAAAACTGAGAAACAAGATGGAATTCCTGACTCAGAAGAACAAGTTTGTACTAATGGAGTTCCTAGCAGGACACCTGCCCGGAGAGAGGAAGATGATGCTGTGCACAACGGAGTAAAAAGCACAGAAGTCACTGTTCCTGAGGTTCTACTGCAGAGCATGGGAAAAGCCTCTGCCCTTCCCTCAAAAACAGTTGGCTcagaagcagctgcagatgCTGAGCAGAGCGTGAGCAATGGGTGTGACAGGGACATTGCAGCAAAAGATTCTGTGCCTGTCACAGAGCCACAATGCAGAGACAAAACAGCTGAAAGCCCCTCCAAGAGTGATGAAGTGGAAGGTGCTGTGCTCACATCTGAAACACGGTTGGAGGGCACTTCCATCGTTGCTGAGGCTCCCGTGCAGATTAAAGCAGATGGGGCATCTAATTTATCATCAGCCTGCCCAGAGATTGTTGAAAATGGAAGTGCTGTTATCACTGATAAAAGTCCTAAGAAATGTGAAACACCCAGCAGTTTGGCTGGAGAAGAGACTGTGGGAAAAGGACAAGAACTTGTAGAAACCTTGAACTGTCAAGGTTTCCAGAAAGAAGATAAGAAAAATGAGCAATTGCTGGATGGAGCCAAAGAAGTATTTGAATATGGAAAACAGGAAGCTGTGAGACACGATGAATGTCCAACTGCTATCCAGCAAGAGGAAGGCTCTGGCTTAGCCTTTCCACAGGCTGAAGGCTTGGGGGCTCTGAAAACACCTGTGGCTctagcagctgcagcaggtggagAGCATGTCGTGGCAGAGACTGCGACACACACAGACGTGACAGCCAAAACTGTACACTTGGCAACCACTCCAGAGCAAATGGCTTCTGAGGAGGTCCCAGTTTCTAACACTGACTGTTCAGGCTGTGGGACTGCAGAGCTTGCTGGTGTGGAGGCATCCAAGCCTGGAGTGACTTGTGCTTCCATGAATGGAGTATCAGAGGAGCAAGAGtggccccagagcacagggcaggctGAACACAATGGTATTCCTTCCAGTCACAGTCTGTCTCCCAGCCACCCTGAATTTCAGAAGCATGTTATTCAGTCTGTGATCATAGAGTCCCAGAGCACAAAAATTGTGTTGAATGCCATCCAGTCAGCTGTTGACAAACTTGCAGAAACAGAAGAGTCGGCTGCCCTTGAGTCAGAGGAGAGCATTAAGTCTGTAGGGAAAAGCCCATCAGATATAATTGTACCTGAACTTCTGGGAAGTACACAGATAGATCAACAGCTTCCAGTAAAAGAGGAAGAGATACAAAGTAAGGAACAAGATCTCAAGCAAACAGGAATAGTGAAAACTGCTACCTTAACTGAGTCTGCAGAAATCCATGCAACTGTGGAAAAAAAGGACATGCCTTTAATTTCTGAGATGCTGAAAGATGGGCAAAGTCAGAATTCTTTAACAGTCATGACAAGCCCTGAAGAAATTTCAAGGGGAAGTGTGAGACTTCAGAAATCAACCCTAGAACAAAGTACTTCAGATGATTCAACCAAAGACACTCTAGACATGCACACACCAAAATTAAGGGAAAAAGAGGTTGGGTACTTTATGGAAATTTCAGACCAACATACAGGACAGCAGACATGCAGAGAAAGTGAGGAACAACTATATCATCCACCAGTGGAAGATGGGAAAACACAAATGTGGGAGGATGACGGTTGTCAAGAAGGAACATCTTGTGATAGACAAAGTCAGAACTCAGTGGCTCTGACGCCTTGA
- the AKAP12 gene encoding A-kinase anchor protein 12 isoform X2, producing MLGTVTMAVGQTEHSSVTVKEDTETMETNPSDSGATDGVDAEKEDAHSIKQLPALEDVAEDQVAEPQSYDLGFKKVFKFVGFRFTVKKEKTGKSEPVQLLTVKKEAKVPEGADDEKEVALEEAAVPEDVLSAEDNTKDTVKNEKTEEESPKIPEATETCSQTVALATETASPLRKLFTQGWTGFRKKKSFRKPKEDEQQSPVKEEEIEKEETTLTTEISEREEKPESEKQDEERNVTAVTVEAHEKEQTEGEMKESEEALSATGVEGSEKKEVVKHDEEGKKEDPAAVKESAEEKKDDQEGKLVEVPENLGKEEEKTEEGGKEGEVTEKPLETKSVVPLVTDSVNGKLTTSSEGLPVGEKLESMEKCERDDRTKIASEETGETGSVAMEISSDQLRKSEGKEGSENALLGKETLDEKTEEAELKMSPIAEDVAQGEALDRTTEKKESKEHETKSTLLSSTSEQSVDTEDNQQSVKPTDEGLQGKPDTDTTDTVKLDETTMEVTSEEAAGKRPAEGITNEAELLSSQEKTKLQGSPLKKLFTGTGLKKLSGKKQKGKREESKLGEQGEPIQQLSDSPDSPEEQKGESCASSPEEMNEIPSLEKSADGMQVTESEDATITDVERKREIVTPWASFKKMVTPKKRARRPSESDKEEEIDKTKNVAVSATENLADENQGEIQENGIDQKPEKITEEPKRKVDTSVSWETFICVGSSKKRARKSSSSDEESQKVEESGQSKETATDAVLTSSQESDQGQGNSSPEQAGSPSESEGISTWESFKRLVTPRRRSKTRMEERSEDSVVEHSTSDGEPGKDESWVPFRKLMPGRRKKKSDGKPEPAHLKQAREDMAETAEEDSDVPAVVPLSEYEAAEQEKMEAQRAKDAEATREQTSEEERAEKTGQGSEGLIHAVAVEEERAVSSIEERSPSWISAALTECIEQVREEEEKETQKTAEPGVTVEDAVVAAETVPETRKDVSDDTTASELELTSEAVTALETAEASCAEETMEVSLAEETTEMVSAVSQLLETPDTTEEATPVQEVEATEQNLKELDKQTQKVLHEVAERVKSDVTQPVSERAMTETIITTVQGPESEVKGAAKDGNVVGQETDLLEQSLEKEHKEDGSQPQQSAVSIQGQNGVEENVLPEGSEKSEIRSVMEESTDGCQGYVEDHKEVNEVQMTTEETLSHDKEFHSIKAITPKEELLANQEPSEQEKLPITELTPDETRDECAPEGKPAVQDKTEDGTSSLGLTAEKLEGEGRTLTVGSECTEAVVTVKTEKQDGIPDSEEQVCTNGVPSRTPARREEDDAVHNGVKSTEVTVPEVLLQSMGKASALPSKTVGSEAAADAEQSVSNGCDRDIAAKDSVPVTEPQCRDKTAESPSKSDEVEGAVLTSETRLEGTSIVAEAPVQIKADGASNLSSACPEIVENGSAVITDKSPKKCETPSSLAGEETVGKGQELVETLNCQGFQKEDKKNEQLLDGAKEVFEYGKQEAVRHDECPTAIQQEEGSGLAFPQAEGLGALKTPVALAAAAGGEHVVAETATHTDVTAKTVHLATTPEQMASEEVPVSNTDCSGCGTAELAGVEASKPGVTCASMNGVSEEQEWPQSTGQAEHNGIPSSHSLSPSHPEFQKHVIQSVIIESQSTKIVLNAIQSAVDKLAETEESAALESEESIKSVGKSPSDIIVPELLGSTQIDQQLPVKEEEIQSKEQDLKQTGIVKTATLTESAEIHATVEKKDMPLISEMLKDGQSQNSLTVMTSPEEISRGSVRLQKSTLEQSTSDDSTKDTLDMHTPKLREKEVGYFMEISDQHTGQQTCRESEEQLYHPPVEDGKTQMWEDDGCQEGTSCDRQSQNSVALTP from the exons TTGGACAAACAGAACATTCCAGTGTAACTGTGAAGGAAGACACTGAAACTATGGAGACAAATCCATCTGACTCAGGCGCCACAGACGGTGTAGATGCTGAGAAGGAGGATGCTCATTCAATTAAGCAGTTGCCAGCTTTGGAAGACGTTGCAGAAGACCAGGTGGCAGAGCCACAGTCTTATGATCTGGGTTTTAAAAAGGTTTTTAAATTTGTTGGGTTCAGGTTCACAGTGAAGAAGGAAAAGACGGGAAAATCAGAACCGGTTCAGCTGCTTACTGTGAAAAAGGAAGCAAAGGTCCCTGAAGGAGCTGATGATGAAAAAGAAGTTGCCTTAGAAGAAGCAGCAGTGCCTGAGGATGTACTCTCTGCAGAAGACAATACCAAAGATACAGTGAAAAACgaaaaaacagaagaagaaTCTCCTAAAATACCAGAAGCAACTGAGACTTGTTCTCAGACAGTTGCCTTAGCCACTGAAACTGCATCACCATTAAGAAAACTTTTTACTCAAGGATGGACTGgatttagaaaaaagaaaagttttagGAAGCCTAAAGAAGATGAACAACAGTCTCCTGTTAAAGAAGAGGAGATAGAAAAAGAGGAGACAACATTAACAACTGAAATCAGTGAAAGGGAGGAGAAACCTGAGTCTGAGAAGCAAGATGAAGAGAGAAATGTGACAGCAGTAACTGTTGAAGCGCATGAAAAGGAGCAAACTGAAGGTGAAATGAAGGAGTCAGAAGAGGCTCTGTCAGCCACAGGAGTAGAAGGAAGTGAAAAGAAAGAGGTAGTCAAGCATgatgaggagggaaaaaaagaggaccCAGCAGCTGTAAAAGAAagtgcagaggaaaaaaaagatgatCAAGAAGGGAAACTGGTGGAAGTCCCAGAAAATCTTggtaaagaggaagaaaaaactgAAGAAGGAGGGAAAGAAGGTGAGGTGACAGAGAAACCACTAGAAACAAAGTCAGTGGTACCTCTTGTCACTGACAGTGTGAATGGAAAATTGACAACATCCTCAGAAGGCCTACCTGTGGGAGAAAAACTGGAGTCAATGGAAAAGTGTGAAAGAGATGACAGAACCAAAATAGCCTCTGAAGAGACAGGTGAAACAGGATCTGTGGCAATGGAAATTTCTAGTGATCAGCTTagaaaatctgaaggaaaagaaggaagtgAAAATGCTCTACTTGGGAAAGAGACATTAGATGAAAAAACAGAGGAAGCAGAATTAAAAATGTCACCCATAGCAGAAGATGTTGCACAGGGAGAAGCTCTGGATAGAAccacagagaagaaagaaagcaaagaacaTGAAACAAAGTCAACTCTACTCTCTTCTACTTCTGAACAATCTGTCGACACAGAGGATAATCAACAGTCAGTCAAACCCACTGATGAAGGACTGCAGGGAAAACCTGACACAGATACAACTGATACTGTCAAACTAGATGAAACAACCATGGAAGTAACTTCTGAAGAGGCAGCTGGAAAGAGGCCTGCAGAAGGTATCACAAATGAAGCAGAACTCCTGTCTTCTCAAGAAAAGACTAAATTACAAGGTAGCCCTTTAAAGAAACTCTTTACAGGTACTGGATTGAAAAAACTGTCTGGAAagaagcagaaagggaaaagagaagaatCTAAGTTAGGGGAACAGGGTGAACCAATTCAGCAGTTATCAGATTCCCCAGATAGCCCAGAGGAACAAAAGGGGGAGAGTTGTGCTTCTTCTCCTGAGGAGATGAATGAAATTCCCTCTTTGGAAAAATCTGCAGATGGAATGCAGGTCACTGAAAGTGAAGATGCCACAATTACAGATGTGGAGCGAAAAAGAGAAATTGTTACACCTTGGGCATCATTTAAAAAGATGGTGACTCCCAAGAAACGTGCCAGAAGGCCCTCTGAAAGtgataaagaagaagaaattgaTAAGACAAAGAACGTTGCAGTATCTGCAACTGAAAATCTTGCTGATGAAAATCAGGGGGAAATACAAGAAAATGGGATTGACCAGAAACCAGAGAAAATTACAGAAGAGCCCAAAAGAAAAGTTGATACCTCTGTCTCCTGGGAAACTTTTATATGTGTAGGTTCTTCAAAGAAAAGAGCCAGGAAGTCATCATCATCTGATGAAGAAAGCCAAAAAGTAGAAGAGTCTGGACAGAGCAAAGAAACAGCAACAGATGCAGTTCTTACTAGCTCTCAGGAGAGTGACCAAGGACAAGGGAATTCTTCCCCAGAACAGGCTGGAAGTCCATCTGAAAGTGAAGGTATTTCAACATGGGAATCATTTAAAAGGTTAGTTACTCCAAGAAGGAGATCCAAAACCAGAATGGAAGAGAGAAGTGAAGACTCTGTTGTGGAGCATTCAACGTCGGATGGTGAGCCTGGAAAAGATGAATCATGGGTTCCATTTAGAAAACTGATGCCTGGGCGCAGGAAGAAAAAGTCAGATGGAAAGCCAGAACCAGCTCATCTTAAACAAGCGAGAGAAGACATGGCAGAAACAGCTGAGGAAGATTCTGATGTTCCAGCTGTTGTTCCTTTATCTGAATATGAAGCAGCAGAACAGGAGAAAATGGAAGCTCAACGAGCGAAAGATGCTGAAGCGACAAGAGAGCAGACGTCAGAGGAAGAGAGAGCAGAAAAGACGGGGCAAGGATCTGAAGGGCTGATACATGCAGTAGCTGTGGAAGAAGAAAGGGCAGTGAGCAGCATTGAGGAAAGGTCACCATCATGGATATCTGCTGCTCTGACAGAGTGCATTGAGCAAGtgagagaagaggaagagaaagaaactcAGAAAACAGCTGAACCAGGTGTAACTGTGGAGGATGCAGTGGTAGCTGCTGAGACAGTGCCAGAGACTAGAAAGGATGTAAGTGATGACACCACAGCAAGTGAGCTGGAGCTAACCTCTGAAGCTGTGACTGCTCTGGAGACAGCAGAAGCTTCCTGTGCTGAAGAAACCATGGAAGTGTCCCTTGCTGAGGAGACAACTGAGATGGTTTCTGCTGTTTCACAGTTGTTAGAAACCCCAGATACTACAGAGGAAGCTACACCAGTTCAAGAAGTAGAGGCCACCGAACAAAATTTGAAAGAATTGGACAAACAGACACAAAAAGTTCTTCATGAAGTTGCTGAAAGAGTAAAATCGGATGTAACACAGCCTGTTAGTGAAAGAGCTATGACAGAAACTATAATTACAACAGTACAGGGACCTGAGTCAGAAGTGAAAGGTGCTGCTAAAGATGGGAATGTTGTCGGCCAGGAAACCGATCTGCTGGAACAGTCCTTGGAAAAAGAACACAAAGAGGAtggctcccagccccagcaaagTGCAGTGAGCATTCAGGGCCAAAATGGAGTTGAAGAGAATGTATTACCTGAAGGTTCAGAGAAAAGTGAAATACGTTCTGTGATGGAAGAAAGCACAGATGGATGTCAAGGATATGTAGAAGACCATAAAGAAGTAAATGAAGTGCAGATGACAACAGAGGAAACTTTATCACATGACAAAGAGTTTCACAGCATCAAAGCCATCACTCCCAAGGAAGAGCTGCTTGCAAACCAGGAGCCTTCAGAGCAAGAGAAACTGCCCATTACAGAGTTGACACCAGATGAGACAAGAGATGAATGTGCTCCAGAAGGAAAGCCTGCA GTTCAGGACAAGACAGAGGATGGAACCTCATCCTTGGGGCTTACAGCTGAAAAGCTTGAAGGAGAGGGCAGAACACTCACTGTGGGATCAGAGTGCACAGAAGCAGTTGTCACTGTTAAAACTGAGAAACAAGATGGAATTCCTGACTCAGAAGAACAAGTTTGTACTAATGGAGTTCCTAGCAGGACACCTGCCCGGAGAGAGGAAGATGATGCTGTGCACAACGGAGTAAAAAGCACAGAAGTCACTGTTCCTGAGGTTCTACTGCAGAGCATGGGAAAAGCCTCTGCCCTTCCCTCAAAAACAGTTGGCTcagaagcagctgcagatgCTGAGCAGAGCGTGAGCAATGGGTGTGACAGGGACATTGCAGCAAAAGATTCTGTGCCTGTCACAGAGCCACAATGCAGAGACAAAACAGCTGAAAGCCCCTCCAAGAGTGATGAAGTGGAAGGTGCTGTGCTCACATCTGAAACACGGTTGGAGGGCACTTCCATCGTTGCTGAGGCTCCCGTGCAGATTAAAGCAGATGGGGCATCTAATTTATCATCAGCCTGCCCAGAGATTGTTGAAAATGGAAGTGCTGTTATCACTGATAAAAGTCCTAAGAAATGTGAAACACCCAGCAGTTTGGCTGGAGAAGAGACTGTGGGAAAAGGACAAGAACTTGTAGAAACCTTGAACTGTCAAGGTTTCCAGAAAGAAGATAAGAAAAATGAGCAATTGCTGGATGGAGCCAAAGAAGTATTTGAATATGGAAAACAGGAAGCTGTGAGACACGATGAATGTCCAACTGCTATCCAGCAAGAGGAAGGCTCTGGCTTAGCCTTTCCACAGGCTGAAGGCTTGGGGGCTCTGAAAACACCTGTGGCTctagcagctgcagcaggtggagAGCATGTCGTGGCAGAGACTGCGACACACACAGACGTGACAGCCAAAACTGTACACTTGGCAACCACTCCAGAGCAAATGGCTTCTGAGGAGGTCCCAGTTTCTAACACTGACTGTTCAGGCTGTGGGACTGCAGAGCTTGCTGGTGTGGAGGCATCCAAGCCTGGAGTGACTTGTGCTTCCATGAATGGAGTATCAGAGGAGCAAGAGtggccccagagcacagggcaggctGAACACAATGGTATTCCTTCCAGTCACAGTCTGTCTCCCAGCCACCCTGAATTTCAGAAGCATGTTATTCAGTCTGTGATCATAGAGTCCCAGAGCACAAAAATTGTGTTGAATGCCATCCAGTCAGCTGTTGACAAACTTGCAGAAACAGAAGAGTCGGCTGCCCTTGAGTCAGAGGAGAGCATTAAGTCTGTAGGGAAAAGCCCATCAGATATAATTGTACCTGAACTTCTGGGAAGTACACAGATAGATCAACAGCTTCCAGTAAAAGAGGAAGAGATACAAAGTAAGGAACAAGATCTCAAGCAAACAGGAATAGTGAAAACTGCTACCTTAACTGAGTCTGCAGAAATCCATGCAACTGTGGAAAAAAAGGACATGCCTTTAATTTCTGAGATGCTGAAAGATGGGCAAAGTCAGAATTCTTTAACAGTCATGACAAGCCCTGAAGAAATTTCAAGGGGAAGTGTGAGACTTCAGAAATCAACCCTAGAACAAAGTACTTCAGATGATTCAACCAAAGACACTCTAGACATGCACACACCAAAATTAAGGGAAAAAGAGGTTGGGTACTTTATGGAAATTTCAGACCAACATACAGGACAGCAGACATGCAGAGAAAGTGAGGAACAACTATATCATCCACCAGTGGAAGATGGGAAAACACAAATGTGGGAGGATGACGGTTGTCAAGAAGGAACATCTTGTGATAGACAAAGTCAGAACTCAGTGGCTCTGACGCCTTGA